The genomic region CGTTGCCAAGCCTGAGCTGTCCCGAACCTGCTAAAAACGATCACCGGGAGTACAAACAGACCACCCGGATTTGCTCTGTGTAGTACTATCGTATATACTATCGTGGACACGCAGGAGGGGAGTGCTATGCGCTTTGTGAGCATCCGGGAGTTACGCAACCAGACCGCTTTGGTCTGGAAGGCGCTGGCCGACGAGAAGGACGTGGTCATTACCTCCAATGGCAAGCCCATCGCCCTGCTGTCGGCGATGGGGGAAGAGAACCTGGAAGCCTCGCTGGCGGCCATCCGTCGGGCGCGAGCCCAGGCCGCCACCACCGCCCTTCAACAAGCCTCCCTGCGCGCCGGGACAGATCGTCTCTCGCAGGAAGCCATTAACGCGGAGATCGCTGCGGCTCGTCGGAACCGGGGCCGATGAGGATCGTGTTGGATACCAATGTCCTGGTCTCCGGTCTGCTCTCTCCTTTCGGTCCCCCCGGCGATATCCTGCGGCTGATCACGACCGGGACTGTGCGAGTCTGTTACGATGCCCGGATTCTGGGCGAATACTCTCAGGTCCTCCGTCGGCCCGCCTTCGCGTTCAGCCCCGTCCAGGTCG from Desulfurellaceae bacterium harbors:
- a CDS encoding type II toxin-antitoxin system prevent-host-death family antitoxin, which produces MRFVSIRELRNQTALVWKALADEKDVVITSNGKPIALLSAMGEENLEASLAAIRRARAQAATTALQQASLRAGTDRLSQEAINAEIAAARRNRGR